In the Elioraea tepida genome, one interval contains:
- the recN gene encoding DNA repair protein RecN: MLVSLSIRDVVLIERLDLPLGPGLTALTGETGAGKSILLDSLGLALGERAEAGLVRQGAAQASVTATFAPPKGHPAFDRLAEHGIAAEGEIVLRRVLAADGRSKAFVNDEAVGVGFLRRLGSLLVEIEGQFAQTGLADEATHAGLLDAFGGLAPLRATVAGAHASWRAARAALTDAEAAVAAARSEEAFLRHAVEELRALAPEEGEEERLDEERRRLQQSERAAESYAEALAALTRQRGVASALREAARALERLPRPNEGTEAPLAAIGRAQDAVAEAETLLERLLAESGPDPAALDRTEERLFALRAMARKHHTTVADLPALARSLAERLAELEAGEERIAALVAAVEVARTNYRSAAAALSAARAEAARRLDRAVAKELGPLRLEKARFLTELAPLPEESHGPGGAETVRFLVAMNPGLPPAPLARTASGGELARLMLALKVVLAAGAPTPTLVFDEVDSGVGGATAAAVGERLARLAATRQVLVVTHSPQVAAKAACHWRVEKRAGRSGTVTLVTPLDAAARREEIARMLAGERVTDAARAAAESLLAAG; the protein is encoded by the coding sequence ATGCTCGTCTCGCTCTCGATCCGCGACGTGGTGCTGATCGAGCGGCTCGATCTCCCGCTCGGGCCCGGCCTGACCGCGCTCACCGGCGAGACCGGGGCGGGCAAATCGATCCTGCTCGACAGCCTCGGGCTCGCGCTCGGCGAGCGCGCGGAGGCGGGGCTCGTTCGGCAAGGCGCGGCGCAGGCCTCCGTCACCGCCACTTTCGCGCCGCCCAAGGGGCACCCGGCCTTCGACCGTCTCGCGGAGCACGGCATCGCGGCCGAGGGCGAGATCGTGCTCCGCCGCGTGCTCGCCGCCGATGGCCGGTCGAAGGCCTTCGTCAATGACGAGGCGGTCGGCGTCGGCTTCCTGCGCCGTCTGGGTTCACTTCTCGTTGAGATCGAGGGGCAGTTCGCGCAAACCGGCCTTGCCGACGAGGCGACGCATGCGGGGCTGCTCGACGCCTTCGGCGGGCTCGCTCCGCTCCGCGCCACGGTGGCCGGCGCCCATGCCTCCTGGCGCGCCGCGCGTGCGGCGCTCACCGATGCCGAAGCCGCGGTGGCCGCGGCGCGGTCGGAGGAGGCGTTCCTGCGCCACGCGGTCGAGGAGCTGCGCGCGCTCGCTCCGGAGGAGGGAGAGGAGGAGCGGCTCGATGAGGAGCGGCGTCGGCTGCAGCAGAGCGAGCGCGCGGCGGAGTCCTATGCGGAGGCGCTGGCCGCGCTCACCCGCCAGCGCGGCGTGGCGTCGGCCCTGCGCGAGGCGGCGCGGGCGCTCGAGCGGCTGCCGCGCCCGAACGAGGGCACGGAGGCGCCGCTCGCCGCGATCGGCCGGGCGCAGGACGCGGTCGCCGAAGCCGAGACGCTGCTCGAGCGGCTTCTCGCCGAGAGCGGGCCCGACCCGGCGGCGCTCGACCGCACCGAGGAACGCCTGTTCGCTCTGCGGGCGATGGCGCGGAAGCATCACACGACGGTGGCGGACCTTCCGGCGCTCGCCCGGTCTCTCGCCGAGCGGCTTGCCGAGCTCGAAGCCGGCGAGGAACGGATCGCTGCCCTCGTAGCGGCGGTCGAGGTGGCGCGCACCAACTACCGCTCCGCCGCCGCCGCTCTCTCGGCCGCACGTGCCGAAGCGGCGCGGCGTCTCGACCGGGCGGTCGCCAAGGAGCTCGGGCCGCTCAGGCTCGAGAAGGCGCGGTTCCTCACCGAGCTCGCGCCTCTGCCCGAGGAGTCGCACGGGCCGGGCGGGGCGGAGACGGTCCGTTTCCTCGTCGCGATGAACCCGGGCCTTCCGCCCGCTCCGCTCGCGCGCACCGCTTCGGGGGGCGAGCTCGCGCGGCTGATGCTCGCGCTCAAGGTGGTGCTCGCCGCCGGCGCGCCCACGCCGACCCTCGTCTTCGACGAGGTCGACAGCGGCGTCGGCGGCGCCACCGCCGCGGCCGTCGGCGAGCGGCTCGCGCGGCTTGCCGCAACGCGCCAGGTGCTGGTCGTCACCCACTCGCCGCAGGTGGCGGCGAAGGCCGCCTGCCACTGGCGCGTTGAGAAGCGCGCCGGCCGTTCCGGAACCGTCACGCTCGTCACCCCGCTCGACGCGGCGGCGCGGCGCGAGGAGATCGCGCGCATGCTCGCGGGCGAGCGCGTCACCGACGCGGCCCGCGCCGCCGCCGAAAGCCTGCTCGCCGCCGGATGA
- a CDS encoding outer membrane protein assembly factor BamD, producing MSRTADPARARASPRRPATLVAALAAALALAACRTDDPADPLISRERPVEQIYNEAVDEREAGNYGRASALFQEVERQHPYSPWATTAKLMAAHAEYTRGRYTEAIGMLDRFIRLHPAHRDIPYAYYLRAMCYYEQIADVQRDQRMTQQALSALQDVVNRFPDTAYARDARLKIDLARDHLAGKEMVIGRYYQQRRLFAAALNRFRTVVDQYDTTNHVPEALHRLVEVYLALGLTEEARKTAAVLGHNYPGSSWYQDSYALLTPGAQPSEGERPGLLTRLWNSVF from the coding sequence ATGAGCAGGACGGCTGATCCGGCACGCGCGCGCGCCTCGCCCCGCCGGCCCGCGACACTCGTCGCGGCGCTCGCGGCAGCGCTCGCCCTCGCCGCCTGCCGCACCGACGACCCGGCCGACCCGCTGATCTCTCGCGAACGGCCCGTGGAGCAGATCTACAACGAGGCGGTGGACGAGCGAGAGGCGGGCAACTACGGCCGCGCCTCGGCCCTGTTCCAGGAGGTCGAGCGTCAGCACCCCTACTCGCCCTGGGCCACCACCGCCAAGCTCATGGCCGCCCATGCCGAGTACACGCGCGGCCGCTACACCGAGGCGATCGGTATGCTCGACCGCTTCATTCGCCTCCACCCGGCGCACCGCGACATCCCCTACGCCTACTATCTCCGGGCGATGTGCTACTATGAGCAGATCGCGGACGTGCAGCGCGACCAGAGGATGACGCAGCAAGCCTTGAGCGCGCTGCAGGACGTCGTCAACCGCTTCCCCGACACGGCCTATGCGCGCGATGCGCGGCTCAAGATCGATCTCGCCCGCGATCATCTCGCCGGCAAGGAGATGGTGATCGGCCGGTACTACCAGCAGCGGCGGCTCTTCGCCGCCGCGCTGAACCGCTTCCGGACGGTGGTGGACCAGTACGACACCACCAACCACGTGCCCGAGGCGCTGCACCGTCTCGTCGAGGTCTATCTCGCTCTCGGCCTGACCGAAGAGGCGCGCAAGACCGCTGCCGTGCTCGGCCACAACTATCCCGGCAGTTCCTGGTACCAGGACAGCTACGCCCTGCTCACCCCGGGCGCCCAGCCGTCTGAGGGCGAGCGGCCGGGCCTGCTCACGCGGCTGTGGAACTCGGTGTTCTGA
- a CDS encoding DUF1810 domain-containing protein, whose product MDDPYNLARFLAAQAPVIETALGELRAGRKRTHWMWFVFPQLCGLGTSPMAQRYGISSFAEARAYLAHPVLGPRLRVCTEAVLAHAGRSLAEIFGSPDDLKFRSSMTLFAEAALEDDSVFERALDRFCAGRRCARTLELLKAQ is encoded by the coding sequence ATGGACGACCCGTACAACCTCGCCCGTTTTCTCGCCGCCCAGGCTCCGGTGATCGAGACCGCTCTTGGCGAGCTCCGCGCGGGCCGCAAGCGCACGCACTGGATGTGGTTCGTCTTCCCGCAGCTGTGTGGCCTCGGAACCTCGCCGATGGCGCAGCGCTACGGCATCAGCTCGTTTGCCGAGGCGCGCGCCTATCTCGCCCATCCGGTGCTCGGGCCCAGGCTGCGCGTCTGCACGGAGGCCGTGCTCGCGCATGCCGGGCGGAGCCTCGCCGAGATCTTCGGCTCGCCCGATGATCTGAAGTTCCGCTCCTCGATGACCCTATTCGCCGAAGCAGCACTCGAAGATGACAGCGTGTTCGAGCGCGCGCTTGACCGCTTCTGCGCGGGCAGGCGCTGCGCGCGCACGCTCGAGCTCCTCAAAGCCCAATGA
- the ligA gene encoding NAD-dependent DNA ligase LigA has translation MTGGLRARPPEALTETEAAEELAALAAEIARHDRLYFQRDRPEISDAEYDALKRRNDAIEARFPHLVRPDSPSRRVGAAPVRGFAKARHRQPMLSLDNAFDREDFAAFVSRIRNFLGLDPGIRLAFVAEPKIDGASINLTYERGVFVRGATRGDGTEGEDVTANLLTVADLPRRLSGDAPALIEIRGEVYMEKAEFLALNARLESEGEEPFMNPRNAAAGSLRQKDPSVTATRPLRLFAYAMGEASERVADTHHGFLERLRLWGMPVNPLSALLEDWQEAEAFQERIGAQRSALPYDIDGVVYKLDRLDWQERLGVVGRAPRWAIAWKFPAERATTVLRDIEIQVGRTGALTPRAVMDPVTVGGVVVRHATLHNEDEIARKDIRIGDTVIVQRAGDVIPQVVGVVLEKRPAGAAPYVFPDRCPACGSHAVRAEGEAVRRCTGGLICPAQVVERLRHFASRGAVDIEGLGEENIILFHDAGLIREPADIYRLHRHREVILSWKGWKERKLDNLLRAIEARRRIPLERLIFALGIRRVGEATARLLARHYGSFRAWREAMLAARVAGSEARQELGTIVGIGPAIAEELVEFFAEPRNLKALDALMAEVTAEDATVPEAAASPLAGKTVVFTGTLETMTRQEAKARAEALGAKVTDSVSKKTDLVVVGADAGSKAEKAAALGVRTLTEAEWRALIGL, from the coding sequence ATGACAGGGGGGTTGCGCGCGCGCCCGCCGGAGGCGCTGACCGAGACGGAAGCGGCGGAGGAGCTTGCCGCGCTCGCCGCCGAGATCGCCCGGCACGATAGGCTCTACTTCCAGCGCGACCGGCCCGAGATCTCGGATGCCGAATATGACGCGCTGAAGCGACGGAACGACGCGATCGAGGCGCGGTTTCCCCATCTCGTCCGGCCCGACAGCCCCTCGCGCCGGGTCGGCGCCGCCCCGGTGCGCGGCTTCGCCAAGGCGCGGCATCGCCAGCCGATGCTCTCGCTCGACAACGCCTTCGATCGGGAGGATTTCGCCGCTTTCGTTTCGCGCATCCGCAATTTCCTCGGCCTCGACCCGGGCATCCGCCTCGCCTTCGTCGCCGAGCCGAAGATTGACGGCGCCTCGATCAACCTGACCTACGAGCGGGGCGTGTTCGTCCGCGGCGCCACGCGCGGCGACGGCACGGAAGGCGAGGACGTGACCGCCAACCTGCTCACCGTCGCTGACCTGCCGCGCCGGCTCTCGGGCGACGCCCCGGCGCTGATCGAGATTCGCGGCGAGGTCTACATGGAGAAGGCCGAGTTCCTCGCGCTCAACGCGCGGCTCGAGAGCGAGGGCGAGGAGCCGTTCATGAACCCGCGCAACGCCGCTGCCGGATCGTTGCGCCAGAAGGACCCGTCCGTCACCGCAACGCGGCCGCTGCGCCTGTTCGCCTATGCGATGGGCGAGGCCTCGGAGCGCGTCGCCGACACCCACCACGGCTTCCTCGAGCGCCTGCGCCTCTGGGGCATGCCGGTGAACCCGCTCTCCGCCCTGCTCGAGGACTGGCAGGAGGCGGAAGCGTTCCAGGAACGAATCGGCGCCCAGCGCTCCGCCCTGCCCTACGACATCGACGGTGTGGTCTACAAGCTCGATCGGCTTGATTGGCAGGAGCGGCTCGGCGTCGTCGGCCGCGCGCCGCGCTGGGCGATCGCGTGGAAGTTCCCGGCCGAGCGGGCAACGACCGTGCTGCGCGACATCGAGATCCAGGTCGGCCGCACCGGGGCGCTGACGCCGCGCGCGGTGATGGACCCGGTCACCGTCGGCGGCGTCGTCGTCCGCCACGCCACGCTGCACAACGAGGACGAGATCGCGCGCAAGGACATCCGAATCGGCGATACGGTGATCGTCCAGCGCGCCGGAGACGTGATCCCGCAGGTGGTCGGCGTGGTGCTGGAGAAGCGGCCGGCCGGCGCGGCTCCTTACGTGTTCCCCGACCGCTGCCCGGCCTGCGGCAGCCACGCGGTTCGCGCCGAGGGAGAGGCGGTGCGTCGTTGCACCGGCGGGCTGATCTGCCCCGCCCAGGTGGTGGAGCGGCTGCGCCATTTCGCCTCGCGCGGCGCGGTCGACATCGAAGGCCTCGGCGAGGAGAACATCATCCTGTTCCACGACGCGGGCCTGATCCGCGAACCGGCCGACATCTACCGCCTCCATCGCCACCGCGAGGTGATCCTCTCCTGGAAAGGCTGGAAGGAGCGCAAGCTCGACAACCTCCTCAGGGCGATCGAGGCGCGGCGGCGCATCCCGCTCGAGCGGCTGATCTTCGCCTTGGGGATACGCCGCGTCGGCGAGGCAACGGCGCGGCTGCTTGCCCGCCACTACGGAAGCTTCCGCGCCTGGCGCGAGGCGATGCTCGCGGCGCGTGTCGCCGGCTCCGAAGCCCGCCAGGAGCTCGGCACCATTGTCGGCATCGGCCCCGCGATCGCCGAGGAGCTCGTCGAGTTCTTCGCCGAACCGCGCAACCTCAAGGCGCTCGATGCGCTGATGGCGGAGGTGACGGCCGAGGACGCGACCGTGCCGGAGGCGGCAGCGAGCCCGCTCGCCGGCAAGACAGTGGTGTTCACCGGAACGCTCGAGACGATGACGCGCCAAGAGGCGAAGGCGCGCGCCGAGGCGCTCGGCGCGAAGGTGACCGACAGCGTCTCGAAAAAGACCGATCTCGTTGTGGTCGGCGCGGACGCCGGCTCGAAGGCGGAGAAGGCGGCGGCGCTCGGGGTGCGCACCCTCACCGAGGCGGAGTGGCGGGCGCTCATTGGGCTTTGA